TTTAGTTTCATTTTTAATTATTTTGAATTAGTGAAGCAAAACTCTTAATAATTTGTTAACATTCCTAATGTTTTGAAGAATTTTTTATGCGTGCATCTAAAATTTAACATTATAACGTATTGATTTAATAATGTTGTTTTTTTGTGTTTTTTGCCGATTTGACGTTTTTTTCAATCTCCAAAACACTTGATTTTGTTATATTATTAACTTATTGTCTATTTTTTGTATAGTCTGTATTTATTTTGAAAAGGCGAATTAGAAATGTGATATTCAATTTAGTTGATCAATATTAATTGTTTGTAATCTATTTCTTTATAATGACCACTGTGTTATTATTGATTTTATAAGAATCTAAATATCAAATAAATCTCATAAAACTCTAATTTTAATAATTGTATTGAAAATTAATTAATTATGGTTTGCAGAGTTAAAAATAATTTATACATTTGCGACCCCGTAAAAAGCGGGAATTTAATATAATAAGAAATTTTTAGTATTAATTATGCCAACAATTCAACAATTAGTAAGAACAGGAAGAACTCAGATAACTAAGAAGAGTAAATCGGTTGCTTTAGATTCTTGTCCTCAAAGAAGAGGGGTTTGTACGCGTGTTTACACTACTACACCAAAAAAACCAAACTCTGCAATGCGTAAAGTAGCGCGTGTACGTTTGACAAATGGTAATGAAGTAAATGCTTACATCCCTGGAGAAGGACACAATTTACAAGAGCACTCGATAGTATTAGTTAGGGGTGGAAGGGTAAAAGATTTACCAGGAGTTAGATATCACATCGTTCGTGGTGCGCTTGATACATCAGGTGTAGCAGGAAGAACGCAAAGAAGATCTAAGTACGGTGCTAAACGCCCAAAAGAAGCAAAAAAGTAATTTAAAACGTTATGACTACATGTATGTGTGATTTATTACATATATATAGGTATGACATTTAATTAAAAAAAAGACATGAGAAAAAGAGCGGCAAAGAAAAGACCACTTTTACCAGATCCAAGGTTTAATGACCAATTGGTAACTCGTTTTGTGAACAACTTAATGTGGGACGGTAAAAAATCAACAGCTTTTAAAGTTTTTTATGATGCAATTGATATCATTGAAACAAAAAAGCAAGATGCAGAAAAATCATCATTAGAAATTTGGAAAGATGCGTTAACTAATGTTATGCCTCACGTAGAAGTACGTAGTCGTAGAGTTGGTGGAGCAACATTTCAAATTCCAATGCAAATTAGACCAGACAGAAAAATTTCTATGGCAATGAAGTGGTTAATACTTTATTCAAGAAGAAGAAATGAGAAGTCAATGGCTCAAAGACTAGCTTCAGAATGTTTAGCTGCGGCTAAAGAAGAAGGAGCGGCTGTTAAGAAAAGAATGGATACTCACAAAATGGCAGAAGCTAACAAAGCTTTCTCTCACTTTAGATTTTAATTCATAAAGAAATGGCTAGAGATTTAAAATATACAAGAAACATTGGAATTGCTGCTCACATTGATGCTGGTAAAACAACAACAACAGAGCGTATTTTATTCTATACAGGAAAATCACACAAAATTGGTGAAGTACACGATGGTGCTGCAACAATGGACTGGATGGCACAAGAGCAAGAAAGAGGTATTACAATTACTTCTGCTGCTACAACTTGTGAATGGAATTTTCCAACTGAACAAGGTAAAATTTTACCTGAAACATTACCTTACCACTTTAACATTATTGATACCCCAGGACACGTTGATTTTACCGTAGAGGTAAACCGTTCGTTACGTGTATTGGATGGTTTAGTTTTCTTATTTAGTGCGGTTGATGGTGTTGAGCCACAGTCAGAAACTAACTGGAGATTAGCAGATCAATATAGAGTTCCGCGTATGGGATTCGTAAATAAAATGGACCGTCAAGGTTCTAACTTCTTGAACGTATGTCAACAAGTTAGAGATATGTTAAAATCTAACGCTGTTGCAATCACTTTGCCAATTGGTGAAGAGAATGATTTCAAAGGGGTAGTTGACTTAGTTAAAAATCAAGCTATTATTTGGCATGATGCTACTCAAGGAGCTACTTTTGATATTGTGCCTATCCCAGAAGATATGCTTGCAGAAGTAAAAGAATATAGATCAATTCTTATTGAAGCAGTAGCTGATTATGATGAAAATCTATTGGATAAATACATGGAAGACGAAAGCTCTATTACAGAGGAAGAAATCAACGTGGCTTTAAGAGCTGCGACTATGGACATGGCGATCATTCCTATGATTGCTGGTTCTTCTTTCAAAAATAAAGGAGTTCAATTCATGTTAGATGCAGTATGTAAATACTTACCATCTCCAATGGATAAAGAAGGTATTACAGGTATTCACCCTGATGATGCTGAATTATTAGAAGAAGATCAAACTAAAATATTACGTAAACCAGATGTAAAAGAGCCATTCGCTGCTTTAGCATTTAAGATCGCTACTGATCCATTCGTTGGTCGTTTGGCTTTCTTCCGTGCATATTCTGGTCGTTTAGATGCTGGTTCTTATGTTTTGAACACTCGTTCAGGAAACAAAGAAAGAATTTCTCGTATCTACCAAATGCACGCTAACAAACAAAATCCAATCGAATATATTGAGGCTGGAGATATTGGAGCTGCTGTTGGATTTAAAGATATCAAAACTGGAGATACATTGTGTGATGAAAAACACCCAATCATTCTTGAGTCTATGAAATTCCCTGCACCGGTAATTGGTATTGCTATTGAGCCTAAAACTAAGGCTGACGTAGATAAAATGGGTATGGCTTTGGCTAAATTAGCTGAGGAAGATCCTACATTTACAGTTAGAACAGATGAGGCTTCTGGGCAAACTATTATCTCAGGTATGGGTGAGTTACACTTGGATATCCTTGTAGATCGTATGAAACGTGAGTTTAAAGTTGAAGTTGACCAAGGTGAGCCTCAAGTAGAATACAAAGAAGCGTTTACAAGATCAGCTACACATAGAGAAACCTACAAGAAACAATCTGGAGGTCGTGGTAAATTCGGTGATATCGTATTTACATTAGAGCCTGCTGATGAAGTGGACGGTAAAGTTCCTGTGGGATTACAGTTTATCAACGCAGTTAAAGGTGGTAACGTTCCTAAAGAATATATTCCTTCTGTAGAGAAAGGTTTTAGAGAAGCTATGAAAGCAGGTCCTTTAGCAGGATATGCAGTAGATAGTTTGAAAGTAACGTTGTCAGACGGATCTTTCCACCCGGTGGATTCTGATGCATTGTCATTTGAATTAGCTGCTAGAATGGGGTACAAAGAAGTGGCGAAAGCTGCTGGTGCTGTTATTTTAGAGCCAATCATGAAAATGGAAGTGATCACACCTGAAGAAAACATGGGAGATATCGTAGGTGATATTAACCGTCGTAGAGGTCAGGTAAATGACATGGGTGATAGAGCTGGTGCTAAAACTATTAAGGCTGATGTGCCTTTATCTGAAATGTTTGGATATGTGACTACATTAAGAACATTGTCTTCAGGTAGAGCAACATCTACAATGGAATTTTCACACTACGCTGAAACGCCTGCTAATATTTCAGAAGCAGTAATCAAAAAAGCAAAAGGAAACGCTTAATCTTTAAGAAAATGAGTCAAAAAATCAGAATAAAATTAAAATCTTACGATCATATGTTGGTAGACAAGTCTGCTGAGAAGATTGTAAAAACGGTGAAAACTACCGGTGCAGTAGTAACAGGACCAATTCCATTGCCAACGCACAAAAAATTATTCACGGTATTACGTTCTCCACACGTTAACAAAAAAGCGAGAGAACAATTTGAAGTGATGTCATACAAGAGATTAATTGACATTTATTCATCTTCATCTAAAACTATTGATGCTTTAATGAAATTAGAATTGCCTAGTGGAGTTGAAGTAGAGATCAAAGTTTAGGTACCAGTATTTTCGAAATACAAGAGCATTCCGTTTAAGCGAAAACATTTTTTGGAATATCTGCAAATAAGTTATACTTTTGCACCTCATTTTTAAAAAATAGGATTCGCTTAAACGTGTGTTCTATATTTATATTTAATAATTAATAATTAATATTTATGTCTGGGTTAATTGGTAGAAAAATCGGCATGACTAGCATTTTCGATGAAAACGGGAAGAATATTCCTTGTACAGTAATCGAAGCTGGACCATGTGTTGTTACCCAAGTCAGAACCAAAGGTGTTGACGGGTACGAAGCGTTGCAACTTGGTTTCGATGACAAAAACGAGAAACATTCCACAAAAGCGGCTGTAGGTCACTTTAAAAAAGCGGGAACTGTTGCTAAGAAAAAAGTCGTTGAATTCCAAAATTTTGCAACTGAACAAAAATTAGGAGATCTTATTGATGTTACTATTTTTGAAGAAGGAGAGTTTGTAGATGTACAAGGTGTATCTAAAGGTAAAGGTTTCCAAGGGGTTGTTAAACGTCACGGTTTTGGTGGTGTTGGACAAGCTACTCATGGTCAACACAACCGTTTAAGAGCGCCAGGTTCTGTAGGAGCTTCTTCTTATCCATCTAGAGTATTCAAAGGAATGCGTATGGCTGGAAGAATGGGAGGAGATAATGTAAAAGTTCAAAACCTTAGAGTTTTAAAAGTAGTGGCTGAAAAGAACCTACTTGTTATTAAAGGATGTGTTCCTGGTCATAACAACTCTTATGTAATCATTCAGAAGTAATGGAAGTAAAAGTATTAGATTTCAACGGAAAAGATACTGGAAGAAAAGTTCAACTTTCTGATTCAGTATTCGCAATTGAACCAAATAATCACGCAGTATACCTTGATGTAAAGCAATATCTTGCTAATCAAAGACAAGGAACGCACAAAGCAAAAGAAAGAGCTGAAGTTGCGGGAAGTACACGTAAGATTAAAAAACAAAAAGGAACTGGTACTGCTCGTGCGGGTAGTGCAAAGAATCCATTGTTTAAAGGTGGAGGAACAGTTTTCGGACCTAGACCAAGAAGTTATTCATTTAAATTGAATAAAAACTTGAAACGTTTAGCTAGAAAATCAGCTTTCTCAATCAAAGCAAAAGAGTCAAATATCATCGTTTTAGAAGACTTCAATTTTGAAACTCCAAGCACTAAAAATTTCATTAACGTTTTGAAATCGTTAGGCTTAGAAAACAAAAAATCGTTGTTCGTGTTGGGTGATTCAAATAAAAATGTATATTTGTCGTCACGCAATTTAAAGGCTTCTAACGTAGTAAGTAGCTCAGAATTAAGTACTTACGCCATCTTAAACGCTAATAATGTAGTGCTTTTAGAAGGTTCTTTGGAAGGAATTGAAGATAATTTAAGCAAATAAATAGGAAAATGAGTATTATAATCAGACCTATAGTAACTGAAAAAGTAACCAAAGAAAGTGAAGTTTTAAACCGCTTCGGATTTTTTGTTAACAAAAAAGCAAACAAAGTTGAGATTAAGAAAGCTGTTGAGGCTACTTATGGAGTAACTGTTGTTAGTGTTAACACAATTAACGTAAGACCGGATAGAACTACCAAATACACTAAAAGTGGTTTGATCAGTGGAAAAACAAATGCTGAAAAGAAAGCATTTGTACAAGTAAAAGAAGGAGAATCAATTGATTTTTACAACAATATCTAATAGAGAACAATGTCAGTTAGAAAATTAAAACCTATTACCCCAGGTCAGCGATTTAGAGTTGTGAATGGTTATGACGCCATTACAACTGATAAGCCGGAACGCTCTTTGATAGCGCCGATAAAAAACTCTGGAGGTAGAAATAGTCAAGGAAAGATGACCATGCGTTATACGGGTGGTGGTCACAAGCAGAGATATCGTATTATTGATTTTAAACGTACTAAAGAAGGAATTCCTGCTACGGTTAAATCAATCGAATACGATCCAAATCGTACTGCGTTTATCGCTTTATTAGCTTATGCTGATGGAGAGAAAACTTATGTTATTGCACAAAACGGATTGAAAGTGGGTCAGAAATTAGTTTCTGGACCAGAATCTCAACCTGAAATTGGTAATACATTGCCATTAAGCAGAATTCCATTAGGAACTGTTATTTCATGTATTGAGTTACGTCCAGGTCAAGGAGCAGTTATTGCTCGTTCAGCTGGTACATTTGCTCAATTAATGGCAAGAGATGGAAAATATGCAACAATTAAAATGCCATCAGGAGAAACAAGATTAATCTTGTTAACCTGTTCAGCTACAATTGGAGCAGTTTCTAATTCTGATCATCAATTAGTTGTATCTGGAAAAGCAGGTAGAACAAGATGGTTAGGAAGAAGACCTAGAACAAGACCTGTTGCAATGAACCCTGTCGATCACCCAATGGGTGGTGGTGAAGGACGTTCTTCTGGTGGACATCCACGTTCAAGAAATGGAATACCAGCTAAAGGTTATAGAACTCGTTCTAAGAAAAACCCGAGTAACAAGTATATCGTAGAACGTAGAAAGAAATAATAAGATATGGCACGTTCATTAAAAAAAGGACCTTTCGTTCATTATAAGTTAGACAAGAAAGTTCAAGAAAACATTGAAAAAGGTGGTAGTGGAGTTGTTAAGACATGGTCTAGAGCTTCAATGATCACTCCAGACTTTGTTGGACAAACAATCGCAGTTCATAACGGTCGTCAGTTTGTACCAGTTTAC
This sequence is a window from Flavobacterium ammoniigenes. Protein-coding genes within it:
- the fusA gene encoding elongation factor G — translated: MARDLKYTRNIGIAAHIDAGKTTTTERILFYTGKSHKIGEVHDGAATMDWMAQEQERGITITSAATTCEWNFPTEQGKILPETLPYHFNIIDTPGHVDFTVEVNRSLRVLDGLVFLFSAVDGVEPQSETNWRLADQYRVPRMGFVNKMDRQGSNFLNVCQQVRDMLKSNAVAITLPIGEENDFKGVVDLVKNQAIIWHDATQGATFDIVPIPEDMLAEVKEYRSILIEAVADYDENLLDKYMEDESSITEEEINVALRAATMDMAIIPMIAGSSFKNKGVQFMLDAVCKYLPSPMDKEGITGIHPDDAELLEEDQTKILRKPDVKEPFAALAFKIATDPFVGRLAFFRAYSGRLDAGSYVLNTRSGNKERISRIYQMHANKQNPIEYIEAGDIGAAVGFKDIKTGDTLCDEKHPIILESMKFPAPVIGIAIEPKTKADVDKMGMALAKLAEEDPTFTVRTDEASGQTIISGMGELHLDILVDRMKREFKVEVDQGEPQVEYKEAFTRSATHRETYKKQSGGRGKFGDIVFTLEPADEVDGKVPVGLQFINAVKGGNVPKEYIPSVEKGFREAMKAGPLAGYAVDSLKVTLSDGSFHPVDSDALSFELAARMGYKEVAKAAGAVILEPIMKMEVITPEENMGDIVGDINRRRGQVNDMGDRAGAKTIKADVPLSEMFGYVTTLRTLSSGRATSTMEFSHYAETPANISEAVIKKAKGNA
- the rpsJ gene encoding 30S ribosomal protein S10; its protein translation is MSQKIRIKLKSYDHMLVDKSAEKIVKTVKTTGAVVTGPIPLPTHKKLFTVLRSPHVNKKAREQFEVMSYKRLIDIYSSSSKTIDALMKLELPSGVEVEIKV
- the rpsL gene encoding 30S ribosomal protein S12, with amino-acid sequence MPTIQQLVRTGRTQITKKSKSVALDSCPQRRGVCTRVYTTTPKKPNSAMRKVARVRLTNGNEVNAYIPGEGHNLQEHSIVLVRGGRVKDLPGVRYHIVRGALDTSGVAGRTQRRSKYGAKRPKEAKK
- the rpsS gene encoding 30S ribosomal protein S19, with translation MARSLKKGPFVHYKLDKKVQENIEKGGSGVVKTWSRASMITPDFVGQTIAVHNGRQFVPVYVTENMVGHKLGEFSPTRSFRGHAGAKNKGKK
- the rpsG gene encoding 30S ribosomal protein S7 — translated: MRKRAAKKRPLLPDPRFNDQLVTRFVNNLMWDGKKSTAFKVFYDAIDIIETKKQDAEKSSLEIWKDALTNVMPHVEVRSRRVGGATFQIPMQIRPDRKISMAMKWLILYSRRRNEKSMAQRLASECLAAAKEEGAAVKKRMDTHKMAEANKAFSHFRF
- the rplB gene encoding 50S ribosomal protein L2, whose protein sequence is MSVRKLKPITPGQRFRVVNGYDAITTDKPERSLIAPIKNSGGRNSQGKMTMRYTGGGHKQRYRIIDFKRTKEGIPATVKSIEYDPNRTAFIALLAYADGEKTYVIAQNGLKVGQKLVSGPESQPEIGNTLPLSRIPLGTVISCIELRPGQGAVIARSAGTFAQLMARDGKYATIKMPSGETRLILLTCSATIGAVSNSDHQLVVSGKAGRTRWLGRRPRTRPVAMNPVDHPMGGGEGRSSGGHPRSRNGIPAKGYRTRSKKNPSNKYIVERRKK
- the rplW gene encoding 50S ribosomal protein L23; translated protein: MSIIIRPIVTEKVTKESEVLNRFGFFVNKKANKVEIKKAVEATYGVTVVSVNTINVRPDRTTKYTKSGLISGKTNAEKKAFVQVKEGESIDFYNNI
- the rplD gene encoding 50S ribosomal protein L4 — protein: MEVKVLDFNGKDTGRKVQLSDSVFAIEPNNHAVYLDVKQYLANQRQGTHKAKERAEVAGSTRKIKKQKGTGTARAGSAKNPLFKGGGTVFGPRPRSYSFKLNKNLKRLARKSAFSIKAKESNIIVLEDFNFETPSTKNFINVLKSLGLENKKSLFVLGDSNKNVYLSSRNLKASNVVSSSELSTYAILNANNVVLLEGSLEGIEDNLSK
- the rplC gene encoding 50S ribosomal protein L3; protein product: MSGLIGRKIGMTSIFDENGKNIPCTVIEAGPCVVTQVRTKGVDGYEALQLGFDDKNEKHSTKAAVGHFKKAGTVAKKKVVEFQNFATEQKLGDLIDVTIFEEGEFVDVQGVSKGKGFQGVVKRHGFGGVGQATHGQHNRLRAPGSVGASSYPSRVFKGMRMAGRMGGDNVKVQNLRVLKVVAEKNLLVIKGCVPGHNNSYVIIQK